From a single Sphaeramia orbicularis chromosome 4, fSphaOr1.1, whole genome shotgun sequence genomic region:
- the cnga3a gene encoding cyclic nucleotide-gated channel cone photoreceptor subunit alpha isoform X1: MAKIYSENSLSAQRQRLSSHMSDNELAVIENGDSRAHSLCEDNSSEPHRNSFSGAGAMTRLSYFFFMLRNWVSHRMKPEEERHDSFLERFRGPDLKDVSSRESNAQSVGHDDTLRKRNLSSKWPLATYNMNNCNNTDDKKEDKKDEIKKDEKKEEKKEGDKKEEEKKDEKKDEKDEKKDEKKDEKKDEKKDDKKDDKKDDKKKEEPPKDVWIMDPATDLYYRWLSVIAGPVFYNLIMIVTRACFNELQNSYTKLWIFLDYTSDLIYYTDSFVRSRTGYLEQGLLVKDAAKLRSKYKTTPQFKYDMISMIPTDLLFLKFGYNNPEFRFNRLCKMARLFEFFERTETRTSFPNMFRISNLVLYILVIIHWNACMFFALSKTIGFGTDTWVYPNISHPEHGRLARKYIYSLYWSTLTLTTIGETPPPVKDIEYLFVIADFLTGVLIFASIVGNVGAMISNMNASRAEFQAKIDSIKQYMQFRKVTKDLEARVIKWFDYLWTEKKTCDEKEVLKNLPDKLKAEIAINVHLDTLKKVRIFQDCEAGLLIELVLKLQPQVFSPGDYICKKGDIGREMYIIKEGKLAVVADDGVTQFVVLSDGAYFGEISILGIKGSKAGNRRTANIRSVGYSDLFALSKDDLMEALTEYPDAKKALEEKGKAILMKDNLIDEAVANAGADPKDLEEKIVKLQSNLDNMQGKFAQLMAEFTSGQMRMKQRVTAMEAKVKSIKPEDLSEVVADKDKKVQ; the protein is encoded by the exons ATGGCAAAAATCTACAGTGAAAACTCCCTTTCTGCTCAACGACAGCGGCTGTCCTCCCATATGTCGGACAATGAGCTCGCTGTCATTGAAAATGGAGACAGCAG AGCTCACTCCCTTTGTGAAGACAACTCCTCGGAGCCACATAGAAATTCATTCTCAGGTGCTGGGGCAATGACCAG GCTCTCTTACTTCTTCTTCATGCTGCGTAACTGGGTGTCTCACAGAATGAAACCAGAGGAAGAGCGACATGACTCTTTCCTGGAGCGTTTCAGGGGCCCTGACCTCAAAGATGTGTCCAGTCGAGAGAGCAATGCTCAGTCTGTCGGCCATGATGACACACTGCGGAAAAGAAA TCTCTCCAGTAAGTGGCCACTGGCTACTTACAACATGAATAACTGCAACAACACAGATGA CAAAAAAGAGGACAAAAAAGATGAgattaaaaaagatgaaaaaaaggaggagaagaaagagggggACAAGAAGGAAGAGGAAAAGAAGGATGAGAAGAAGGATGAAAAGGACGAGAAGAAGGATGAGAAGAAGGATGAGAAGAAGGACGAGAAAAAGGATGATAAGAAAGATGATAAGAAAGATGATAAAAAGAAAGAGGAGCCCCC GAAAGACGTGTGGATTATGGATCCAGCTACAGACCTGTATTACAGATGGCTCTCCGTCATTGCGGGACCAGTGTTTTATAACCTCATAATGATTGTGACAAG AGCCTGTTTTAATGAACTTCAGAATTCATATACAAAGCTATGGATATTCCTGGACTACACCTCAGACCTCATCTACTACACAGACTCATTCGTTAGATCAAGAACAG GTTACCTGGAGCAAGGCCTGCTAGTAAAAGATGCAGCAAAACTGCGGAGTAAATATAAAACAACACCTCAGTTCAAATACGATATGATTTCAATGATACCCACTGATCTACTGTTTCTGAAGTTTGGATATAACAACCCAGAGTTTAGATTCAACCGTCTTTGCAAAATGGCAAGGCTTTTTGAGTTCTTTGAGCGGACAGAAACCAGAACCAGCTTCCCAAATATGTTTCGAATCAGTAATCTTGTACTTTACATTCTTGTTATTATCCACTGGAATGCTTGTATGTTTTTTGCCCTTTCAAAAACCATTGGTTTTGGAACTGACACGTGGGTTTATCCAAACATCAGCCATCCAGAGCATGGCCGCTTGGCTAGAAAATACATCTACTCCCTGTATTGGTCCACACTGACCCTCACCACCATCGGAGAGACCCCTCCACCGGTCAAGGATATTGAATACCTTTTTGTGATTGCTGATTTCCTCACCGGTGTGCTGATCTTTGCTAGTATTGTCGGTAACGTCGGTGCCATGATCTCAAACATGAATGCCTCACGTGCAGAGTTCCAGGCAAAGATTGATTCCATAAAGCAGTACATGCAGTTTCGAAAGGTCACCAAAGACCTGGAGGCCAGGGTCATCAAGTGGTTTGACTACCTGTGGACTGAGAAGAAAACCTGCGATGAGAAGGAAGTTCTGAAAAACCTCCCTGACAAACTAAAGGCTGAGATTGCCATCAACGTCCATCTGGATACACTGAAAAAAGTGCGTATTTTCCAGGATTGTGAAGCCGGTCTGCTGATTGAATTGGTGCTCAAACTGCAGCCACAAGTATTCAGTCCTGGGGATTACATCTGTAAGAAAGGAGATATTGGCAGGGAGATGTACATCATCAAAGAGGGGAAACTGGCCGTGGTGGCTGATGATGGAGTCACTCAGTTTGTAGTGCTCAGTGATGGTGCATACTTTGGGGAAATCAGTATCTTAGGTATCAAGGGCAGTAAAGCCGGTAACAGGAGAACGGCAAACATCCGAAGTGTGGGTTACTCTGATCTCTTTGCCCTCTCCAAAGACGACTTGATGGAAGCTCTCACTGAGTACCCAGATGCCAAGAAGGCATTAGAGGAGAAAGGGAAAGCCATCTTGATGAAAGACAACCTGATAGATGAGGCAGTCGCTAACGCTGGCGCAGATCCCAAAGATCTGGAGGAAAAGATAGTCAAACTGCAGTCCAACCTGGACAACATGCAGGGTAAGTTTGCCCAGCTGATGGCAGAGTTCACCTCCGGTCAGATGAGGATGAAGCAGAGGGTCACAGCAATGGAGGCCAAAGTCAAATCCATAAAACCAGAGGATCTGTCTGAAGTGGttgctgacaaagacaaaaaagtcCAGTAA
- the cnga3a gene encoding cyclic nucleotide-gated channel cone photoreceptor subunit alpha isoform X2, whose product MAKIYSENSLSAQRQRLSSHMSDNELAVIENGDSRAHSLCEDNSSEPHRNSFSGAGAMTRMKPEEERHDSFLERFRGPDLKDVSSRESNAQSVGHDDTLRKRNLSSKWPLATYNMNNCNNTDDKKEDKKDEIKKDEKKEEKKEGDKKEEEKKDEKKDEKDEKKDEKKDEKKDEKKDDKKDDKKDDKKKEEPPKDVWIMDPATDLYYRWLSVIAGPVFYNLIMIVTRACFNELQNSYTKLWIFLDYTSDLIYYTDSFVRSRTGYLEQGLLVKDAAKLRSKYKTTPQFKYDMISMIPTDLLFLKFGYNNPEFRFNRLCKMARLFEFFERTETRTSFPNMFRISNLVLYILVIIHWNACMFFALSKTIGFGTDTWVYPNISHPEHGRLARKYIYSLYWSTLTLTTIGETPPPVKDIEYLFVIADFLTGVLIFASIVGNVGAMISNMNASRAEFQAKIDSIKQYMQFRKVTKDLEARVIKWFDYLWTEKKTCDEKEVLKNLPDKLKAEIAINVHLDTLKKVRIFQDCEAGLLIELVLKLQPQVFSPGDYICKKGDIGREMYIIKEGKLAVVADDGVTQFVVLSDGAYFGEISILGIKGSKAGNRRTANIRSVGYSDLFALSKDDLMEALTEYPDAKKALEEKGKAILMKDNLIDEAVANAGADPKDLEEKIVKLQSNLDNMQGKFAQLMAEFTSGQMRMKQRVTAMEAKVKSIKPEDLSEVVADKDKKVQ is encoded by the exons ATGGCAAAAATCTACAGTGAAAACTCCCTTTCTGCTCAACGACAGCGGCTGTCCTCCCATATGTCGGACAATGAGCTCGCTGTCATTGAAAATGGAGACAGCAG AGCTCACTCCCTTTGTGAAGACAACTCCTCGGAGCCACATAGAAATTCATTCTCAGGTGCTGGGGCAATGACCAG AATGAAACCAGAGGAAGAGCGACATGACTCTTTCCTGGAGCGTTTCAGGGGCCCTGACCTCAAAGATGTGTCCAGTCGAGAGAGCAATGCTCAGTCTGTCGGCCATGATGACACACTGCGGAAAAGAAA TCTCTCCAGTAAGTGGCCACTGGCTACTTACAACATGAATAACTGCAACAACACAGATGA CAAAAAAGAGGACAAAAAAGATGAgattaaaaaagatgaaaaaaaggaggagaagaaagagggggACAAGAAGGAAGAGGAAAAGAAGGATGAGAAGAAGGATGAAAAGGACGAGAAGAAGGATGAGAAGAAGGATGAGAAGAAGGACGAGAAAAAGGATGATAAGAAAGATGATAAGAAAGATGATAAAAAGAAAGAGGAGCCCCC GAAAGACGTGTGGATTATGGATCCAGCTACAGACCTGTATTACAGATGGCTCTCCGTCATTGCGGGACCAGTGTTTTATAACCTCATAATGATTGTGACAAG AGCCTGTTTTAATGAACTTCAGAATTCATATACAAAGCTATGGATATTCCTGGACTACACCTCAGACCTCATCTACTACACAGACTCATTCGTTAGATCAAGAACAG GTTACCTGGAGCAAGGCCTGCTAGTAAAAGATGCAGCAAAACTGCGGAGTAAATATAAAACAACACCTCAGTTCAAATACGATATGATTTCAATGATACCCACTGATCTACTGTTTCTGAAGTTTGGATATAACAACCCAGAGTTTAGATTCAACCGTCTTTGCAAAATGGCAAGGCTTTTTGAGTTCTTTGAGCGGACAGAAACCAGAACCAGCTTCCCAAATATGTTTCGAATCAGTAATCTTGTACTTTACATTCTTGTTATTATCCACTGGAATGCTTGTATGTTTTTTGCCCTTTCAAAAACCATTGGTTTTGGAACTGACACGTGGGTTTATCCAAACATCAGCCATCCAGAGCATGGCCGCTTGGCTAGAAAATACATCTACTCCCTGTATTGGTCCACACTGACCCTCACCACCATCGGAGAGACCCCTCCACCGGTCAAGGATATTGAATACCTTTTTGTGATTGCTGATTTCCTCACCGGTGTGCTGATCTTTGCTAGTATTGTCGGTAACGTCGGTGCCATGATCTCAAACATGAATGCCTCACGTGCAGAGTTCCAGGCAAAGATTGATTCCATAAAGCAGTACATGCAGTTTCGAAAGGTCACCAAAGACCTGGAGGCCAGGGTCATCAAGTGGTTTGACTACCTGTGGACTGAGAAGAAAACCTGCGATGAGAAGGAAGTTCTGAAAAACCTCCCTGACAAACTAAAGGCTGAGATTGCCATCAACGTCCATCTGGATACACTGAAAAAAGTGCGTATTTTCCAGGATTGTGAAGCCGGTCTGCTGATTGAATTGGTGCTCAAACTGCAGCCACAAGTATTCAGTCCTGGGGATTACATCTGTAAGAAAGGAGATATTGGCAGGGAGATGTACATCATCAAAGAGGGGAAACTGGCCGTGGTGGCTGATGATGGAGTCACTCAGTTTGTAGTGCTCAGTGATGGTGCATACTTTGGGGAAATCAGTATCTTAGGTATCAAGGGCAGTAAAGCCGGTAACAGGAGAACGGCAAACATCCGAAGTGTGGGTTACTCTGATCTCTTTGCCCTCTCCAAAGACGACTTGATGGAAGCTCTCACTGAGTACCCAGATGCCAAGAAGGCATTAGAGGAGAAAGGGAAAGCCATCTTGATGAAAGACAACCTGATAGATGAGGCAGTCGCTAACGCTGGCGCAGATCCCAAAGATCTGGAGGAAAAGATAGTCAAACTGCAGTCCAACCTGGACAACATGCAGGGTAAGTTTGCCCAGCTGATGGCAGAGTTCACCTCCGGTCAGATGAGGATGAAGCAGAGGGTCACAGCAATGGAGGCCAAAGTCAAATCCATAAAACCAGAGGATCTGTCTGAAGTGGttgctgacaaagacaaaaaagtcCAGTAA
- the ube3a gene encoding ubiquitin-protein ligase E3A isoform X2, protein MNRSTAKHLIERYFRQLTDGCGNGNCTNEFCASCRDFQPLDNNSAAVKALELFKINAKLCDLHLPKKDPNSTADGHFDVDSKMSDLSSAKEDFSDVHYLTENMICTMLSFCEENGDYSTLIRVIGRVFSNSDALMKSFRKDEPNAAGQHDSDKNDVDEMGASSAAANEAVDVTVDIDAVRRVYDRLLTIDQVEAALVTAIIYLTPNVELDLEYLDVYESNPDYLNIFIIVMENTNLHSPEYLEVALPQFCKAMSKLPVCALAKLSKLWSQYGLPHIRRMMETFQQVITFTVVSNEYSTEDLVNDDETVVAATKCLKIVFYASLLGGDVDVEHNEEEEEETESDELTLHELLGEERLYKKGPRVDPLEKELGVRAIDSRGPLIPFEEFVNEPLNDVVEMDKDFTFFKVDADTKFSFQTCPFILSVITKNQGLYYDNRIRMYSERRLTALYSMVQGQAPSPYLKLKVRRDHIIDDALVRLEMISMENPSDLKKQLFVEFEGEQGVDEGGVSKEFFQLVLEEIFNPDIGMFTYDDSTKLFWFNSSSLENEAQYTLIGIVLGLAIYNNCILDVHFPMVVYRKLMGKKGTYVDLSDSNPVLYQSLKELLEYTGNVEEDMSLTFQISHTDLFGNPVLHDLKEQGDQIPVTKENRQEFVDLYADYILNKSVERQFKAFKKGFLMVTNESPLKYLFRPEEVELLICGSRKLDFEALEKTTEYDGGYSRDSQIIKDFWEIIHSFGEEQKRLFLQFTTGTDRAPVGGLGKLKMIIAKNGSDTDRLPTSHTCFNALLLPEYTSKEKLKERLLKAITYAKGFGML, encoded by the exons AT GAACAGATCGACTGCAAAGCATCTAATTGAGCGCTACTTTCGGCAGTTAACTGACGGCTGTGGAAATGGCAACTGCACGAATGAGTTTTGCGCATCGTGTCGTGATTTTCAACCCTTGGATAATAACTCGGCAGCTGTCAAAGCGCTTGAGCTTTTTAAGATTAATGCCAAACTCTGTGATCTTCACCTTCCCAAGAAAGATCCCAACTCCACCGCTGACGGGCACTTTGACGTGGACAGTAAGATGAGCGATTTGAGCTCTGCCAAAGAGGACTTCTCAG ATGTTCATTACCTCACAGAGAACATGATATGCACGATGCTGAGTTTCTGCGAGGAGAATGGCGACTACTCCACTCTCATCCGAGTCATTGGCAGAGTTTTCTCAAATTCAGATGCCCTGATGAAGAGTTTTAGAAAAGATGAACCCAACGCCGCTGGACAACATGACTCAGATAAGAATGATGTGGATGAGATGGGTGCTTCCTCTGCTGCTGCTAATGAAGCTGTTGATGTTACAGTGGACATTGACGCTGTGAGAAGAGTCTATGACAGACTTCTAACCATCGACCAGGTAGAGGCAGCTCTTGTAACTGCTATCATTTATCTCACTCCTAATGTGGAGCTTGACCTGGAGTACCTTGATGTGTATGAATCAAACCCTGATTACCTGAATATCTTCATCATAGTGATGGAGAACACTAACCTTCACAGCCCAGAGTACCTGGAAGTGGCACTGCCGCAGTTCTGCAAAGCAATGAGCAAGCTGCCGGTGTGCGCACTCGCCAAACTCTCAAAGCTGTGGTCGCAATATGGTCTTCCACATATCCGCCGAATGATGGAGACCTTCCAACAGGTCATCACTTTCACAGTTGTCAGCAATGAGTACAGTACAGAAGACCTGGTGAATGACGACGAGACTGTTGTGGCTGCTACTAAGTGCTTAAAAATCGTCTTCTATGCAAGTCTCCTTGGTGGGGATGTGGATGTCGAGCAcaatgaggaagaagaggaagagactGAGTCAGATGAGCTCACTTTACATGAGCTGTTAGGTGAGGAGCGGCTCTACAAGAAGGGGCCTCGGGTTGATCCTTTGGAGAAAGAGCTGGGTGTCAGAGCCATAGACAGCAGAGGGCCCCTCATTCCCTTCGAGGAGTTTGTTAATGAGCCACTCAACGATGTGGTGGAGATGGACAAAGACTTCACCTTCTTTAAAGTTGATGCAGACACAAAGTTTTCTTTCCAGACCTGCCCTTTTATTCTCAGTGTCATCACCAAGAATCAAGGCCTGTACTACGACAACAGAATCAGGATGTACAGTGAGCGTCGCCTCACTGCTCTCTATAGCATGGTCCAAGGCCAGGCGCCCAGCCCCTATCTGAAGCTCAAAGTACGACGAGATCACATCATCGATGACGCCCTCGTCAGG CTGGAGATGATCTCCATGGAGAATCCCTCTGACCTGAAGAAACAGCTGTTTGTAGAGTTTGAGGGGGAGCAAGGTGTAGACGAGGGGGGGGTGTCAAAGGAGTTCTTCCAGTTGGTCCTGGAGGAAATTTTCAACCCGGACATAG GAATGTTCACCTACGACGACAGCACAAAGCTGTTCTGGTTTAATTCATCCTCTTTGGAAAATGAAGCTCAGTACACTCTGATTGGAATCGTCCTGGGTCTTGCCATTTACAACAACTGCATCCTGGATGTTCATTTCCCAATGGTAGTCTACAGGAAACTCATGGGGAAGAAAGGAACCTATGTGGACCTGTCGGATTCAAACCCA GTTCTTTACCAGAGTTTGAAGGAGTTGCTTGAGTATACAGGCAATGTGGAGGAAGACATGTCGCTCACCTTCCAGATCTCACACACAGACCTTTTTGGAAATCCAGTCTTACATGACTTGAAGGAGCAGGGAGATCAGATCCCAGTTACTAAGGAGAATAGACAG GAGTTTGTGGATCTATATGCTGACTACATCCTCAACAAAAGTGTGGAGAGACAGTTCAAAGCCTTCAAAAAAGGTTTCCTAATGGTCACAAATGAGTCCCCACTGAAATACCTTTTCAGACCTGAGGAGGTGGAGCTCCTCATATGTGGGAGCAGG AAACTTGACTTTGAAGCACTTGAGAAAACTACAGAATACGATGGAGGTTATAGCAGAGATAGTCAAATTATTAA AGATTTCTGGGAAATCATTCACTCATTTGGAGAAGAGCAGAAGAGGCTGTTTCTTCAGTTCACCACCGGCACAGACAGAGCACCGGTCGGCGGGCTCGGAAAATTAAAAATGATCATCGCCAAGAACGGATctgacacagacag GCTTCCAACCTCTCACACCTGCTTTAATGCGCTGCTACTCCCTGAATACACATCTAAGGAAAAGCTGAAAGAAAGACTACTCAAGGCCATCACTTACGCCAAAGGATTCGGGATGCTGTGA